The following are encoded together in the Pedobacter steynii genome:
- a CDS encoding carbohydrate kinase family protein, with product MNSSAIKSVVCFGEILWDNLPDGKRPGGAPMNVAYHLHKLGLQSHLISSIGNDVAGKELLDFLNGIGIETTWIQTNDNYETSQVLAAINEENEVSYEIVAPVAWDDIRWEGEMENLIKTADAFVFGSLCSRNEASRSTLLKMLTHARYKVFDVNLRAPHYSPELVSDLLRQADLVKINSAELRLISEWSNISYTRELDCIEAIFDKFGMKEILITKGPHGATYYNRSLTYEYPAYSISVADTIGSGDSFLAAFLAMKLADEPLDVTLDYAVAMGAFITAQSGACPAYSKFDFDRFIWKRKWCAPDIAFQ from the coding sequence ATGAATTCCTCAGCTATAAAATCAGTAGTGTGTTTTGGTGAAATCCTTTGGGATAACCTTCCTGATGGCAAAAGACCGGGTGGTGCTCCTATGAATGTCGCCTATCACCTTCATAAATTAGGACTGCAAAGTCATTTGATCAGCAGCATTGGAAATGATGTTGCCGGAAAAGAGTTATTGGATTTTCTGAACGGGATAGGTATAGAAACGACCTGGATACAGACCAATGACAACTATGAAACCAGTCAGGTATTGGCGGCTATCAATGAGGAAAATGAAGTGAGTTATGAGATTGTCGCTCCTGTTGCCTGGGATGATATCAGGTGGGAGGGAGAAATGGAAAACCTGATTAAAACAGCTGATGCATTTGTGTTTGGAAGTCTTTGTTCCAGAAACGAAGCTTCACGCTCCACATTATTAAAAATGTTGACCCATGCCCGTTACAAGGTGTTTGATGTGAACCTGAGGGCACCGCATTACAGCCCTGAATTGGTGTCAGATCTGCTGCGGCAGGCTGATCTGGTTAAAATAAATTCAGCTGAACTTCGCTTAATATCCGAATGGAGTAACATTTCCTATACAAGAGAGCTGGATTGCATTGAAGCCATTTTCGATAAGTTCGGAATGAAAGAAATCCTGATTACAAAGGGACCACATGGTGCAACTTATTACAATAGAAGCCTGACCTATGAATATCCTGCGTATAGCATCAGTGTGGCAGATACCATAGGAAGCGGAGACTCCTTTCTGGCCGCATTTCTTGCCATGAAGCTTGCCGATGAACCGCTTGATGTTACGCTGGATTATGCGGTGGCAATGGGCGCATTTATTACGGCGCAGTCCGGAGCTTGTCCGGCATATTCAAAATTTGATTTCGACAGATTCATCTGGAAGCGGAAATGGTGCGCACCGGACATTGCTTTCCAATAA
- a CDS encoding SusC/RagA family TonB-linked outer membrane protein, with amino-acid sequence MKIRYFLMLLTMCLCSQNLSAQNNTTVTGTVTDNKGETLIGVGVLLKGTKTGTSTNNQGQYSLSIPGNNPILVISYLGFLSQEIPVNNRTKIDVSLQPDAKNLDEVVVTGYQTEKKKDLTGAVSVVDMKDVANIPSGNVISTLQGRVPGLNVTNSGQPGGVGTGVGIRGITTINNSSPLYVVDGVQTRSNIATLLNPNDVESIQILKDAASASIYGTQAANGVIIITTKKAKRNETHIDFDAQLTTQSFHTGIKMLSAQQWGDAYWQANINDGRVPNHDLYGSGATAVIPEFIDAAQRIRSANTNWANEVYGNSLLQNYNLSIAKGSENGSTSFSVNYFDQDGLVKYTNFNRLNMRLNSDYGFLNNRIRVGENMNISRWTEKLKPGGIEELAIAQHPIIPVYDILGGYAGPTQGIGDKPNPVRLLDQQKQNRLEQWRIFGNLYLEAEPVKNLVFRSNFSLNFRNGFSSNFEPKWAEGDRKVDKNNLVTVNDYDRDWIWTNTANYSLNVGKHTLTALAGVESKESYFENISGRRENYIIEAPDYRYLDAGDGAQTNGGTASRNATDSYFAKVNYTFNDRYLLMGTVRRDASSRFGKNNNAGIFPAASAGWRISQEDFMKKVDWISDLKIRASWGQNGNDLLDNEATYTKYSTNLVSGGYDIGGINQGVIPRGILKDRTGSPNVKWEVTTQTNFGLDVAMLKNRLNLTLDYYIKDTKDMLIDRPYIALIGEGGYMAYNGASLNNKGFEAIVNWQDKVGSDFTYDLTFSASAYKNKVTSVPDDIFYTYGGGNGIDRTIVGQPLGSWLGLQTDGLYKTDADLNNGINQQGKGLGRIRYVDTNGDKIINDRDRVWLGSDQPKFIGGLNVALTYKAFDFSFFVNGMVRKAYNNSKFYTDFFQLWTGNHGTRLLDAWNPNTNPDSNIPGLTALNLGNEGQTSDYFVENGNYLKLKNIQLGYTLPAEIASRFKLKTVRFYVQGQDLFTITNYTGADPEGLGYPYPLPRTFTFGARVGF; translated from the coding sequence ATGAAAATAAGATATTTTCTAATGCTCCTGACCATGTGCCTCTGTTCCCAAAATCTGAGCGCACAAAACAATACTACAGTTACCGGAACAGTAACAGACAACAAAGGAGAAACATTGATTGGCGTCGGCGTTTTACTCAAGGGAACCAAAACGGGTACCAGCACAAACAATCAGGGCCAGTATTCTCTATCCATCCCGGGAAATAATCCAATATTGGTGATCTCGTATCTTGGTTTTTTAAGCCAGGAGATTCCCGTAAACAACAGAACAAAAATTGATGTGTCTTTACAGCCGGACGCTAAAAACCTCGACGAGGTTGTGGTTACCGGTTATCAGACAGAAAAGAAAAAAGACCTCACCGGTGCGGTCTCAGTGGTCGACATGAAGGATGTTGCCAATATTCCCAGTGGGAACGTGATCTCTACCTTACAGGGGCGGGTCCCGGGTTTAAATGTGACCAATAGCGGTCAGCCGGGCGGAGTTGGAACAGGTGTTGGCATCCGTGGAATTACAACTATTAACAACAGCAGCCCGCTCTATGTTGTGGATGGTGTTCAGACCAGAAGTAATATTGCCACACTGCTTAACCCAAATGATGTAGAATCTATCCAGATCTTAAAAGATGCTGCCTCAGCATCTATTTATGGTACACAGGCCGCAAATGGGGTCATTATCATTACTACCAAAAAAGCAAAAAGAAACGAAACACATATTGATTTTGACGCTCAGCTAACCACCCAGTCTTTTCATACGGGTATAAAAATGCTGAGTGCCCAGCAATGGGGGGATGCTTACTGGCAAGCGAATATAAACGATGGCCGGGTGCCTAACCATGACCTTTATGGTTCAGGGGCAACAGCTGTGATTCCGGAATTTATTGATGCAGCGCAGCGCATCCGTTCGGCAAATACCAATTGGGCCAATGAGGTGTATGGTAATTCATTATTACAGAACTATAATCTGTCGATAGCAAAAGGATCCGAAAATGGTTCCACCAGTTTTTCAGTCAACTATTTTGATCAGGATGGCCTGGTTAAGTACACCAATTTTAACCGTCTTAACATGAGACTAAATTCTGATTACGGTTTCCTGAACAACAGAATCAGGGTTGGAGAAAACATGAACATCAGTAGGTGGACTGAAAAACTAAAACCCGGGGGAATAGAGGAACTGGCGATCGCACAACATCCAATCATTCCGGTATATGATATCTTAGGTGGGTACGCAGGACCTACTCAGGGTATAGGTGACAAGCCCAATCCTGTCAGGTTGCTGGATCAGCAGAAGCAAAATCGTCTGGAACAGTGGCGTATTTTTGGTAACCTCTACTTAGAAGCAGAGCCGGTCAAAAACCTGGTGTTCCGCTCCAACTTCAGTTTAAACTTCAGGAATGGCTTCTCCTCGAATTTTGAACCAAAATGGGCCGAAGGTGATAGAAAGGTAGATAAGAACAACCTGGTTACGGTAAATGATTACGACCGGGATTGGATATGGACCAATACTGCAAACTATAGCCTCAATGTTGGGAAGCATACGCTTACCGCATTGGCAGGTGTGGAATCCAAAGAATCTTATTTCGAAAATATATCAGGCAGAAGAGAGAATTACATTATTGAAGCTCCGGACTATCGCTACCTGGATGCCGGAGACGGTGCACAGACCAATGGTGGTACGGCTTCAAGAAATGCTACAGACTCTTATTTCGCAAAAGTAAACTATACCTTCAATGACCGGTATCTTTTGATGGGAACAGTGAGAAGGGACGCCTCCTCCAGGTTTGGAAAAAATAATAATGCAGGCATTTTCCCGGCCGCTTCTGCCGGCTGGAGGATCAGCCAGGAAGATTTTATGAAAAAAGTGGACTGGATCTCTGACCTTAAAATCAGGGCGAGCTGGGGTCAGAATGGGAATGACCTGCTGGACAATGAAGCTACCTACACCAAATATTCTACCAATCTGGTGAGTGGTGGCTATGATATCGGCGGGATCAACCAGGGCGTAATTCCCCGTGGCATCCTGAAGGACAGGACCGGAAGTCCGAATGTAAAATGGGAGGTGACTACACAAACCAATTTCGGACTCGATGTAGCCATGTTAAAAAACCGCTTGAACCTGACCCTTGATTATTACATCAAAGATACTAAAGACATGCTGATTGACCGTCCTTATATCGCATTGATTGGAGAAGGAGGGTATATGGCTTATAACGGAGCCTCTTTGAATAACAAAGGGTTTGAAGCCATTGTCAACTGGCAGGATAAGGTCGGTTCAGATTTTACCTACGACCTTACCTTCAGTGCATCAGCCTATAAGAATAAAGTAACTTCAGTGCCTGATGATATTTTTTATACCTATGGTGGAGGAAACGGGATTGACCGCACAATTGTGGGGCAGCCCCTTGGCTCCTGGCTGGGACTCCAGACCGACGGCCTTTATAAAACGGATGCCGACCTGAACAATGGAATCAACCAACAGGGTAAAGGTCTTGGCAGAATCCGCTATGTGGATACCAATGGTGACAAAATCATCAATGACCGGGACAGGGTATGGCTTGGTTCCGACCAACCCAAATTTATTGGGGGATTAAATGTTGCCCTTACTTACAAGGCCTTTGATTTCTCTTTCTTCGTCAACGGAATGGTTAGGAAAGCTTATAACAATTCGAAGTTCTACACCGACTTTTTTCAACTCTGGACCGGTAATCATGGAACCAGACTTCTGGATGCCTGGAATCCAAACACCAATCCGGATTCAAACATTCCCGGACTTACTGCACTTAATCTGGGCAATGAAGGGCAAACCTCAGATTATTTCGTTGAAAATGGCAACTATCTTAAATTAAAGAACATTCAGCTGGGCTATACGCTACCCGCAGAAATTGCTTCCAGATTTAAGTTGAAAACGGTAAGGTTTTATGTACAGGGACAAGACCTCTTTACCATCACTAACTATACGGGGGCGGATCCGGAAGGTTTGGGTTATCCATATCCATTGCCAAGGACATTTACATTCGGTGCCAGGGTTGGATTTTAA
- a CDS encoding RagB/SusD family nutrient uptake outer membrane protein produces the protein MKIKYTLLAVLFVFSACKKDFLDSKPKAKLSDELLNTPEGIEGLCIAAYAALAGPDGQGTHERPTTNWIYGDVRAETAYKGGGGVGDISDFNAFETFTGVFPTFWSLDGKWFDLYRSVQRANSAIRRLNAISETVMPQKNIRLGEMRFLRAHYFFELNRLFNRVPYFDENVENTDYIKIPNTQFSRDQLLEKIAAEFAAASDLLPATQAEPGRTTKYAAKAYQAKVVLYRAYKQKDDNTFSSIDATLMNNALTLCDEVITQGGYSLLDDFQKLSQAEFDNSKESVFAVQHSIGDGTTNGRINWSNLLNAPKGPAYGGDGFFQPSQNLVNSFKTDINGIPMPDTYNNGNLMTVADGLATNVDPRLDFTVGRIGVRWKNYTASAYAANWAREPATYGYYHNKKALVSPESPFMVKGFPWGGSALNWTIIRYADVLLWKAEALIELNRQNEAYPLINQVRARAKNSKYVLAFPNTSATDYAAKYNIETYQPGLNCVWTNDYARKALRFERKLEFAMEGERFFDLVRWGIADQVLNQEYFPKEKILRTYLQNARFVKGRDEYFPIPQAQINFSGGLYKQNPNYN, from the coding sequence ATGAAAATTAAATATACATTGTTAGCGGTTCTCTTTGTTTTTTCCGCCTGCAAAAAAGACTTTTTGGATAGCAAACCAAAAGCAAAGCTCAGTGATGAGCTGTTAAATACACCAGAAGGAATTGAAGGACTTTGCATCGCTGCTTATGCTGCACTTGCGGGGCCGGATGGTCAGGGAACACATGAAAGGCCTACCACCAACTGGATCTATGGAGACGTTAGAGCGGAAACAGCTTATAAAGGTGGCGGAGGTGTTGGCGATATCAGCGATTTTAATGCTTTTGAAACCTTTACCGGAGTTTTTCCAACATTTTGGTCTCTGGATGGCAAATGGTTTGACCTATACCGAAGCGTACAACGTGCAAACAGTGCGATCAGACGTTTGAACGCTATTTCCGAAACTGTAATGCCGCAAAAAAATATACGTTTGGGAGAAATGCGGTTTCTGCGGGCACACTATTTTTTCGAATTGAACCGCTTATTTAACAGGGTTCCATATTTCGATGAAAATGTTGAGAATACAGATTACATCAAGATTCCCAATACGCAGTTCAGCAGAGATCAGCTGCTGGAAAAAATAGCTGCGGAGTTTGCTGCGGCATCGGATCTCCTGCCAGCAACTCAAGCAGAACCGGGCAGAACAACTAAATATGCCGCCAAAGCTTACCAGGCCAAAGTGGTTTTGTATAGGGCGTACAAACAAAAAGATGATAACACTTTTAGCTCAATTGATGCAACTTTAATGAACAATGCGCTGACGCTTTGTGATGAAGTTATCACCCAGGGTGGCTATTCGTTACTGGACGATTTTCAAAAACTTTCCCAGGCTGAATTTGATAACAGTAAAGAATCTGTTTTTGCAGTTCAACATTCAATCGGTGACGGAACAACAAATGGCAGGATCAACTGGAGCAATCTTTTGAATGCCCCAAAAGGACCTGCTTACGGAGGGGATGGTTTTTTTCAACCCAGTCAGAATCTGGTAAACTCTTTCAAAACGGATATCAACGGCATTCCAATGCCCGACACTTATAACAACGGCAATCTCATGACTGTTGCCGATGGGCTGGCGACCAACGTGGATCCAAGACTGGATTTCACTGTGGGCAGAATCGGGGTAAGATGGAAAAATTACACTGCTTCTGCGTATGCTGCCAACTGGGCGCGTGAACCAGCCACTTATGGCTACTACCACAATAAGAAAGCATTGGTTTCACCTGAGTCACCGTTTATGGTGAAAGGATTTCCATGGGGAGGTTCAGCTTTAAACTGGACGATTATCCGATATGCAGATGTCCTTTTATGGAAAGCTGAGGCACTAATCGAGCTCAACCGCCAGAATGAAGCTTATCCACTCATCAATCAGGTAAGGGCCCGCGCTAAAAACAGTAAATACGTATTGGCATTCCCAAACACAAGTGCTACTGACTACGCCGCAAAATATAACATCGAAACTTATCAGCCAGGGTTGAACTGCGTATGGACCAATGATTATGCACGTAAAGCTTTGAGGTTTGAGCGTAAGCTGGAATTTGCAATGGAGGGCGAACGTTTCTTCGATCTGGTTAGGTGGGGGATTGCTGATCAGGTGCTGAACCAGGAGTACTTTCCAAAAGAAAAGATACTGAGAACTTATCTGCAGAATGCAAGGTTTGTAAAGGGAAGAGATGAATACTTTCCTATTCCTCAGGCCCAGATTAATTTCTCAGGCGGTTTGTATAAGCAAAATCCAAATTATAATTAA
- a CDS encoding GH32 C-terminal domain-containing protein, with the protein MRTSHVYIALLTLTISFFLHFPADGQEIFSFEGKEPLTSASGHMKLILKGRSAVAELSEGLSGKGFRTDGYSSYLQLRNPDRKNIQGVSAWFALESFPTDTAAFFSVKDSTNHIYLGLCTDRFGALMLSVSKDNKLNYIALGRSVQRFKWINLGLAFNETGLSILLNGLPVPLPNAVKFPGRVSQILLGKDFRNKNLDLLDLTTINGLVDEVSVWDLPIDEKLITKGIATYSARTPILAIPSSRFRDDFSRPKYHLLPSANWTNETHGLIFYKGLYHIFNQKNASSLALRQINWGHFSSPDLVNWTEHRPALSPEKGYDENGIWSGHVVADDQGNPVISYTAGGPKMGIALAYPKDSTLIEWTKYKDNPVIGGQPEGYTRTDLRDTYMWKEGNKWYMVVGFGIAQNNEQKGALLLYSSDDMQKWKFLHTLFEGNPDRDNSGIFWEMPVFKKIGDKYILLVNRVPDRGVPARAQYWIGSFVKERFVPDHPMPRNLEVINRLLSPSVAEDKEGRICAIAIIPDEISSEAAYQQGWSHLYSIPRIWNLSDGKLTQSPHPALRSLRAANSSVLDTTVVNHQSVPLFSGQQYEVLAEIIPNKAKQFGFVLHKNADQSEYTKIYYDADAKEMVVDQLHSSTKKGIPLRIKKDAFLLDTSKPVRFHVFVDGSVIEIFINDQHALTTRIFPSKRNSDQAEVFSEGGNIGVKAETWAISPARMNTDF; encoded by the coding sequence ATGAGAACTAGTCACGTTTATATTGCTTTACTGACCCTGACCATTTCATTTTTTCTGCATTTCCCTGCAGACGGACAGGAAATCTTCAGTTTTGAGGGCAAAGAGCCGTTAACATCTGCATCCGGCCATATGAAGCTTATTCTGAAAGGCAGGTCAGCCGTTGCAGAGTTGTCTGAGGGGCTCAGTGGAAAGGGCTTCAGGACTGATGGTTACTCAAGCTACCTGCAGCTGAGAAATCCGGATCGAAAGAACATCCAGGGAGTTTCAGCCTGGTTTGCACTGGAATCTTTTCCAACAGATACTGCCGCATTTTTTTCAGTTAAAGACAGCACAAATCATATTTATCTGGGACTGTGTACTGATCGGTTCGGAGCACTGATGTTAAGTGTCTCAAAAGATAATAAGCTAAATTACATCGCCCTTGGCAGATCTGTTCAACGATTTAAGTGGATTAATCTGGGTTTAGCCTTTAATGAAACAGGATTATCAATCTTATTGAACGGTTTGCCTGTCCCGCTTCCCAATGCGGTAAAGTTTCCGGGAAGGGTCAGTCAGATTCTTCTGGGAAAGGATTTTAGAAATAAAAATCTCGATCTCCTGGATTTAACCACAATAAATGGCCTGGTCGATGAAGTCAGTGTATGGGATTTGCCGATTGATGAGAAACTGATTACTAAGGGGATAGCAACTTATTCAGCCAGAACTCCTATACTGGCAATTCCTTCAAGCAGGTTCAGGGATGATTTCAGCCGTCCAAAATACCATTTGCTTCCTTCGGCTAACTGGACAAATGAGACCCATGGATTAATCTTCTATAAAGGGCTATACCATATCTTCAATCAGAAGAATGCTTCCAGCCTGGCCCTGAGGCAGATCAATTGGGGGCATTTCAGTAGCCCGGATCTGGTCAACTGGACAGAGCACAGGCCTGCACTAAGTCCGGAAAAAGGCTATGATGAAAATGGGATCTGGTCGGGACATGTTGTCGCGGATGACCAGGGAAACCCAGTGATCAGTTATACCGCAGGAGGACCTAAAATGGGAATTGCCCTTGCTTATCCAAAAGACAGCACCCTCATCGAATGGACAAAGTACAAGGACAATCCAGTTATCGGCGGTCAGCCGGAAGGTTATACCAGAACCGACCTCAGGGATACCTATATGTGGAAGGAAGGAAATAAATGGTATATGGTGGTGGGTTTTGGGATAGCGCAAAACAATGAACAAAAGGGCGCTTTATTGCTGTATTCTTCTGATGATATGCAAAAATGGAAATTCCTGCATACCCTTTTTGAAGGAAATCCTGATCGGGACAATTCCGGGATTTTCTGGGAAATGCCTGTATTCAAAAAAATTGGAGATAAGTATATTTTGTTGGTGAACAGGGTTCCTGATAGAGGCGTTCCTGCAAGGGCACAATATTGGATAGGCAGCTTTGTGAAGGAACGTTTTGTTCCGGACCATCCGATGCCGCGCAACTTAGAAGTGATCAACAGATTGCTTTCGCCTTCTGTGGCTGAAGATAAAGAAGGCCGGATCTGTGCAATTGCGATCATTCCTGACGAGATCAGTTCAGAGGCAGCTTATCAACAAGGGTGGTCACATCTTTATAGCATTCCAAGGATCTGGAATTTGTCAGATGGAAAATTAACACAGTCTCCACATCCCGCACTCCGGTCTTTAAGAGCAGCTAACAGCAGCGTGTTGGATACTACGGTTGTCAACCATCAATCGGTTCCGCTTTTTTCCGGGCAGCAATATGAGGTCCTGGCAGAGATTATCCCCAATAAGGCAAAACAATTTGGGTTCGTACTGCATAAAAATGCGGATCAGTCTGAATACACAAAAATATACTATGATGCTGATGCAAAAGAGATGGTTGTGGATCAGCTCCACTCCAGTACAAAAAAAGGAATACCGTTGCGGATTAAAAAAGATGCATTTTTATTAGATACCAGCAAGCCTGTCCGTTTTCATGTTTTCGTGGATGGGTCGGTAATCGAGATTTTTATTAATGATCAGCATGCATTGACCACAAGGATTTTTCCTTCCAAACGAAATAGTGATCAGGCAGAGGTCTTTTCTGAAGGAGGCAACATTGGTGTAAAAGCAGAAACATGGGCAATCAGTCCAGCCCGGATGAACACAGACTTTTGA